A single region of the Montipora capricornis isolate CH-2021 chromosome 13, ASM3666992v2, whole genome shotgun sequence genome encodes:
- the LOC138030856 gene encoding putative nuclease HARBI1 — MAVDLLFHVVLLRRKRNFNLNENLLDGLSEAEVKSRYRFSRNSIQFITDTLAADLERPTGRNRALKPQEQVLVALRFFASGSFLEVVGDTVGGIPKCTVSRIVSRVATALVRKQHEFIRWPSTAAERQEIKQGFFEKGGFPGVIGCIDETHIRIQGPSAHESDFVNRKGFHSINVQAICDHKDK; from the coding sequence ATGGCGGTTGATTTGCTTTTTCACGTTGTGCTACTTAGGcgtaaaagaaattttaacctCAATGAGAACTTACTCGACGGACTCTCTGAAGCCGAGGTTAAGTCACGCTACAGATTTTCGCGTAATTCCATTCAGTTCATCACCGACACGCTTGCTGCCGACCTCGAAAGACCAACCGGAAGAAACCGTGCATTGAAACCCCAGGAACAGGTTCTTGTTGCTCTTCGTTTTTTCGCAAGTGGTAGTTTTTTGGAGGTGGTAGGTGACACAGTCGGTGGCATTCCCAAATGCACCGTTTCGAGAATCGTCAGTAGGGTGGCAACAGCTCTTGTTCGAAAACAGCACGAGTTCATACGATGGCCATCAACAGCTGCCGAAAGGCAAGAAATAAAGCAAGGCTTTTTTGAAAAGGGAGGCTTTCCCGGAGTTATTGGCTGCATTGATGAAACCCATATACGTATTCAAGGCCCAAGTGCTCACGAGAGCGATTTTGTGAACAGGAAAGGGTTTCATTCGATCAACGTTCAAGCGATATGTGATCACAAAGATAAGTAG